The following nucleotide sequence is from Methylotenera sp. G11.
TAAACAAGGCGGTCAGTTCAATGCACAAGGCAAACTAACCCCCGCTCCCTTTAAAGCCAATGTAGACCTGAAACTGGCACAGCTCGCCATCAAGCCATTCTCGCCATACATTAACCAGCAGGCCATGCTGAAACTTAACGATGGCACATTGGATATAGCGGGTAAACTATCCGCCAAAGAAAACAAGCAGCTCGCCCTGGCCTTTAACGGCGGCTTCAGTGTCAACAGGCTCGCCTTGATTGAAGAAGCTACGAATGCACCATTCCTGCAATGGGAGCGCGTCAGCAGCAAAAACCTGACCGTCACCCTGGCCCCGAACCTGGTCAGTATGTCAGAACTGCAGGTCATTAAGCCGAAGGGTGAAATCATCATCCACGAAGACGGCAGCATGAACCTGACACGTATCTTGCGCAATCAACCTCCGGCAGCGCTTTCGCCGACCGACGGCAAAGCTCGAGCCAGCAAACCCGCGGCCTCCACCGCAAAGGCCGCCAATACCTCAGCAGCCCAGGCCGCATTGACATCGGGGGCAGCCTCACCGCAACCGCAGGCCAGGAATACTGCCGAACTGCCTGTACCGGCAGCGGGCACCAGCCCAGCGCCGGCGTTTCCGGTCAATATAGACACGGTTCGCATCGAAAATGGCGAACTGGACTTTGCCGACCTGACGCTCACGCCGCAGTTCGGCACGGATATGCACTCGCTTACCGGCGTCATTAACGGGGTATCGACCAATCCCGCATCGGTGGCACAGGTTGAACTGGACGGCAAGGTCGATGAATATGGCGCAGCGCGTATTCGCGGCTCGATACAGCCTTTCAACGCCACGAACTTCACCGACCTGAAATTAAGTTTCAAGAACCTTGAAATGAACCGGCTGACGCCCTATTCCGGCAAATTTGCAGGCAGGCACATCGACTCCGGCAAGCTGAGTGTTGACCTGGAATACAAGATCAAGCAGCGCCAATTATTGGGCGAAAACAAATTCATCATCAACAAATTAAAGCTGGGTGAAAAAGTGAACAGCGCAGAAGCTGCAAACCTGCCGCTGGACCTGGCCATTGCCATTCTGGAAGACAGTGATGGCGTCATTGATCTCGACTTGCCGATCTCAGGCAGCCTGGATGACCCTCAGTTCAGCTATGGCAGTATCGTATGGAAAGCCATCAGGAACGTATTGAGTAAAATCATCACCTCGCCTTTCCGCGCATTGGGCAAGCTGTTTGGCAGCGGCGCCGAAAAACTGGAAGCGATTGCGTTTGAAGCAGGAACATCGGCACTTGCGCCACCGGAACGGGAAAAGATTAAAACCGTGGCGGAAGCACTCAATAAACGACGTGGGCTAGCGCTAGGCATCACCCCTGGCTATGACACCGCTGCGGATACGCGTGCGCTTCAGGAGCTCGCGCTTCGCCGCAAAGTGGCAGAAGAAATGGGGCTGGAACTTGAAGCAGGCCAGCAGGCAGGCCCGATTGACTTGTCCAACCCCAAGACACAAAAAGCCATTGATGCCCTGCACGACACGCTGACCAAAAAAGGTCTGCTCAAAAAACTGGTCTCCAGGTTCGAGAAACCCAAGGAAGGTCACTATGAACAAGCCGTAGAAAAACTGACTGTCAGCATCACGGTCACCGAATCCGATTTGCAGGCCCTGGCCAGAGCACGCGGCGAAGCCGTACGCAAAGCCTTGATCGATTCAGGCGTAAGCGCAGACCGGCTGCATATAGACAGCACGGTTACAAACAAAGCCGAGAACCAGACTGTCGATACCAAACTGACCCTGGACGTCAAAGCAACGCAAAGCGCTGCCGCCCAACCTGAAGTGCCGGCTGGCAGCGCCCAGCCGGCCGGCCAGTAGCAACCCACCCATGGCTTTGACTGACTGATCCAAAGTTCAAATGGCTGCCTTGAGCACCTGATTCTTAATCAATGCCCTTGCGCAAATAACAATACACAAACTGCTGCTCGGTGCCGGATGGCGTGTGATGCACTTCTTTAATGTGCCTGACCAGATGGAAAGCATTACCAAATTCAGCATGCAGCGCTTCCGGGGAATACCTCATGACCGGTAAACCACTGCATTTTTCTGGCCCGTCTTCGGCAAATGTGGCGATAATGACATGACCATTGGGACGCACAGCACGCATGAGTTGCCGTACATAGGCCTGACGCTCTTCCGGTTCGGTTAAAAAATGAAACACCGCACGGTCATGCCAGATATCAAAACGGTTTTGCGGGAGTTCAACTTTCGTAATATCCCCCAGCAGCCAGTGAATGGAGCCTGCATCATCACCCAAACGCTGCTTTGCCACCTCCAGCGCAGCCGCCGACAGATCAAGCACGGTCAGGTCTTTGAAGCCGGCAGCCACCAGCTCATCCACAAGCACCGACGTCCCGCCGCCCACATCAATGATGGCTGCATTCTGACTTAAGCCAGTGCCGTGAATAAGCGCCAGGGATTGGCCGGCATGCTTCTGAAACCAGCTCACACTATCCGATGCCCTGCTAGTGTATACCTGTTCCCAATGTTGTTTTTTATCCATACCTAGATCCCCAATTTTACCTGCCAGAACCATACCCGCTTAAATACAGCGCCGTCATTGAGAATCTTACCCCTTACCTTCAGATCAGCTCTATCCCGAAGCGGCGCACCACCAAGGCAAACAAACCGAAACAAGCCATTGTAATCAGCACACACGCCAATAGCGTAGGCCAGAACCCTATCCTGGGCAGAAGCACCGGAAAGGCCAGGAACATCGGCAGTGTCGGAATCACATACCAGAATGTATACCAGGCATGATTGGCGATCTTGCCCGCAGGCTGCTGTTCGACATAAAGCCATATCAAAGTCAGCACCGTTACCAGCGGCAAGGCCGCAACCAGGCCGCCTAGCCTGTCGCTGCGTTTCGCTAACTCAGACACCAGCACCACAACACCGGCAGTCACAAGATATTTAACAATCAGGTATCGCATATTCCTATCCTTTCACGGTGTTTAGCCACCTCAATGCCCGCTGTGTTCGCCATGCCCCTGCGGCTTACGCACCTGAAGCTCTACCGCAGCCGGCGCATTATTAACCGGCGGCCTTGTTGCCTCCGGCACTTTATCGGTGCCGCTGTATTCGCTCGCTACAGTGCCTTTGGGGTGCCGGTAAGGCCCCGGGTCCCTGTAATCGTTGCGGGCAAGACCTTCACGCACTTTCAGGGTACTGAACATGCCGCCCATTTCAATCGCGCCATACTGGCCGGTGCCACTCATCATCGGCAGCGTATTTTCCGGCAGCGGCATATCCATCATCGCCGCCATATCGCTCATTTCCGACATGCCGGTTTCGCCCATTGCCATGTAATCCGGCACCAGGTTGCTGATTTTTTTCACCAGGTCATCCTGGTTAACATCCAGCAAGGTCGGCACTTCGTGTCCCATGGCGTTCATGGTGTGATGGCTCTTGTGGCAGTGCAATGCCCAGTCGCCCGGCTCATCGGCCACAAATTCAATTGCGCGCATCTGGCCAACCGCAATGTCAGTCGTGACTTCCGGCCACCTTGCTCCCGGCGGCACCCAGCCGCCATCGGTTCCCGTTACCTGAAACTCATGCCCATGCAGGTGAATCGGGTGATTCGTCATTGTCAGGTTACCCACACGAATGCGCACGCGGTCATTTTTACGCACGACCAAAGGATCAATCCCGGGAAAGGCGCGGCTATTCCATGTCCATAAATTAAAGTTGAGCATGGTATTGGTTTTGGGTTTATAGCTGCCCGGCTCGATATCATAGGCATTCAGCAGGAATACGAAATCCCGGTCTACCGGCATCAATTTGGTATCCTTAAAATGCGTAACCCAGCTCCCCATCAGCCCCATCGCCATCTGCGTCATTTCATCCGCATGCGGATGGTACATAAACGTGCCCGGACGCTTTGCCACAAATTCATAGACAAAGGTCTTACCGGGCATGATGGCCGGCTGCGTAAGGCCACTCACGCCATCCATGCCGTTGGGCAGGCGCTGCCCATGCCAGTGGATGCTGGTTTTTTCCGGCAGGCGGTTTGTCACGAACATGCGTACGCGGTCACCTTCCACCACTTCAATCGTGGGCCCCGGGCTTTGGCCGTTATAGCCCCATAAGTGCGCCTTCATGCCGGGGGCTATTTCACGCACTACCGGTTCAGCTACCAGGTGAAACTCCTTCACGCCGTTGTTCATGCGCCACGGCAGGCTCCAGCCATTCAGCGTGACCACCGGGTTATATGGCCGCCCGGTATCGGGATAAAGCGGCGCCTGCGTGTCGGCTTTTTCGGATGAAACAATCTCGGGCAATGCGGCCATTGCCGTTTTATTGACTGCGCTTAAAGCGATGCCTGCCCCGGCAACGCCGGCAAGCCTGAAAAAATCGCGCCGATTCAAGTTTGGAGATTCCATTATTCTTTTCCTTCCAGTGCATTCAGGTTGCCGATACGCGTCATCTGCAGTTCGGTATCGGCCAGCCAGAATTCATTCAGTTTTTCGATATAGGTTTTCACGCTGGCAACTTGCGCACGCGCATCAGAGAACAGCTCAAACGGGCTGACCAGCATGCCGTTATAACGCAGCAGTTTTTCGTCCAGCATCTTTTTGCGCAAGGGCACGATTTCATCATGGTAATGCCGGGCAATATCGTAGCTGGTACGGTAACGGCCATGGGCTTCACGGATCTCCGACTGTGCATTGGCTGCGATATAGGCAGCGCGGTTTACCCCCTGCATATAAGTTGCCTCCGCCCTCGCTACCTTTGCCCCGCCCCAGTCGAACAGCGGCAGCTCGAATGAAATATCAACGCCGTTCTTATAGGTATCCCCACGCCGCCCTTCAAGCACACGCGCAGGCCCCAGTTCCAGCACGTTAATCACGCTGGTCGCTTTAGTGAGACCTAACTGTTTGGCCAGCGCCTGCACATGGGATCGCGCGGCCTGTATATCAAGCCGCTGCTCGAAAGTTTCCTGCTGGAACTGCGCTGATTCAGCCATGGTATCGGGCAAGTCCGGCAGGCGCTTCTGTAAGGCAAGCTGATGCACGGGAATACCCAGTAGACGCGACAATGCCTCATGCGAGGCCTGCTGCTTCTGTTTTGCTGCGAGCACATCCTGACTGGCATCCGCATAAAACCCCTGCTCACGCACCAGTTCAAGCTGGTTCCAGTTACCGGCTTTGACCATGCGCCTTGCCATCTCGGCGCTGGCTTCCGCCGACTCTTTCACCTGCATGCTATAGGCAAGCTGCTCATTCGCCGCGACCGCGTTAAAGTACGCCAGCCGTGTCTGGTATGCCAGTTTCACGACCTCAAGCGCAGCCTGCTGCTTGGCTTTCTCGAAATTAAGGCGCTCGATTTCCAGCATTTTCGGCATGGTCAGCAGTGAGAAAATATTGAAGGTAAGCGCCTGCTCGATTTTGTAATCGCCATTATGCCTAGCATACAGCATCGAAAACTTCGGGTTAGGCAACCGGCCAGCCTGCACGACATCCGCTTCGGAAATACCAAGGTTGAATAGTGAAGCCTGCAAGCCCTTGTTGCTCAGCAATGCAAGCTGCACCGCGCTTTCGACATCCAGCGCATTTTGCAGCAGCGCTTTCACCTGCGTTTCCGCAAGCTGCTGTTCCGCTGCGGTTTTTGGCCACACAACCTCCTGCCTGATGTGCTTCTGCGTCAGGGATTTCACATCGTTCAAACCACCGTCTTTAGAAAAACCGGCACACCCGCTCAACACAAACCCACTGGCCAGCAATAGCGGCAGGCCGCGCAGCAAGCCGTTTCGACCAGGGATTATTTTTACAATACTCATACAACCTCCATCTGTCACTGACTGGGATTGACGCAGCCAGGGCGCATCAATCCCGAAAATATACGGGTGCAATGCGTTTCAGGCTTTTGCAGCCGGTTACGCATGCATCTGTTTACAGCCGTCAGGCGATGGGTGGTTTGCTTGGTTGGGGATTCACAGGTGCCAGGTAAAGCACCCCGCTGGCAACTGCCAGCACAGGCTGGCCGGAAACAGCCGCCATGGCTGGCTGGTCGTAAACCATCATTGAAAAACAGGCCATGCAGTGATTGCAATGGCCGTCGCTGTGATGCATTTGCGATGACGGTACAGGCGGATGGCCGGCAGGGTGTGCATCAGCGTCATGCTGATGCTCGGATCCGGCCTGGTCATGGCAGTGCCCTGAATTGACATGCGCCGCTGCAAGCGTGGTTTGTGTGATTTGTGCAGGTTCGCCATGCATACTGCCAAAACTCGCAGATACCATCATGCCGCCGGCATACACAGTGTTCGCGATCAGCACCGTCGTTAGCAGGACAACTAAAATATGCAGAAAATGATGGCCAAATAAGCGCATGTGTTCTAAATCAATGGTAGGATAAAAAACGATACCTCAAGCATAGTCTAAACTAGACCAGCGAATCAAGATTAAGTTTATGAGCCATGCCTATTACCAATTGCCGAATGGCCGCGTTGCCTGCATCGATGGCGACTGCGCTTTCCCTCCGCTCGAAAATGCGCTGCTCGAACCTAACGGCCTGATTGCAGTCGGCGGGGACCTTTCCATGCCACGCTTGCTGGCAGCCTACCGCAAAGGCATATTCCCCTGGTTCAGTGATGACGAGCCTATTCTATGGTGGAGCCCGAACCCGCGCATGGTGCTGTTTCCTGCTGACTTTAAAATTTCCGCCTCACTCGGCAAGACATTGAAAAAGCAGAAATTTGAAGTACGCTTCAATACCGCCTTTCGCAAAGTCATCTCAGCCTGCAGCAGCACGCTGCGTGGCGGGCAGAACGGCACATGGATCACGCAGGACGTTGTCAACGCCTATTGCGCGCTGCATGAGGCAGGTTATGCAATCTCAGCCGAGGCATGGCTTGACGGCCAACTGGTGGGCGGCTGCTATGGGGTCCGAATCGGCCGCATGTTTTATGGCGAGAGCATGTTTCACCATGTCACCGACGCTTCGAAAGTCGCATTTGCCGGCCTGGTAAAACACCTGGAAGCCCAAAACATAGCCATGATAGATTGCCAGATG
It contains:
- a CDS encoding DUF748 domain-containing protein — its product is MLNKIKNYHLNKPQKIVAGLTVFYLLFSYFAVNPLAQRIVPWVAKNHLASNASIGKMTFDPWRLKTTIEDFSLTETSGAPLAGFDKLVVDMEASGLFSRAWKFKEISITTPRADIAISSTGQLNWAALIAKLNEDKTPPDDTIPRLMIGHLAVKQGNIQYTDANRPEPFKAGLTPLDFELDSLSTLPQDRGAYFIAAKLPEQGGSLEWKGNIGVNPIASKGEVAFKHIQLAKLVKIVKSETLPLAAAGGDIQASFAYDFSMPADQPRLLLSNVLLALDNAAAKVTQTGALSLTQAKLTVPDLEFSMRDSKPQLSFRGLDLKLSGLSLEKDDGHDKVQLLSLPQADVSQLTFDLATRQVKVAQVLLANGQINAVRGKTGNMDWQQALAPPAGEQTAAPADQAQAPASETPFTVDIDDIQLQHWHATYHDQSLMHPLQLKVSDLNLGFMLTMPQGNVEISNLQSRINGASVVSALFSKPVATLEKLDITSGGISLENQKADIQSIVLSGLKTEVIKPANEPLNWQSILKPAIVVSTQTGQAANKKGSKPDWAVSLKKLALDNASLHIEDRSTATPMQLDIEKAAFEIQDASLDLSRAIPVKAAFRLKQGGQFNAQGKLTPAPFKANVDLKLAQLAIKPFSPYINQQAMLKLNDGTLDIAGKLSAKENKQLALAFNGGFSVNRLALIEEATNAPFLQWERVSSKNLTVTLAPNLVSMSELQVIKPKGEIIIHEDGSMNLTRILRNQPPAALSPTDGKARASKPAASTAKAANTSAAQAALTSGAASPQPQARNTAELPVPAAGTSPAPAFPVNIDTVRIENGELDFADLTLTPQFGTDMHSLTGVINGVSTNPASVAQVELDGKVDEYGAARIRGSIQPFNATNFTDLKLSFKNLEMNRLTPYSGKFAGRHIDSGKLSVDLEYKIKQRQLLGENKFIINKLKLGEKVNSAEAANLPLDLAIAILEDSDGVIDLDLPISGSLDDPQFSYGSIVWKAIRNVLSKIITSPFRALGKLFGSGAEKLEAIAFEAGTSALAPPEREKIKTVAEALNKRRGLALGITPGYDTAADTRALQELALRRKVAEEMGLELEAGQQAGPIDLSNPKTQKAIDALHDTLTKKGLLKKLVSRFEKPKEGHYEQAVEKLTVSITVTESDLQALARARGEAVRKALIDSGVSADRLHIDSTVTNKAENQTVDTKLTLDVKATQSAAAQPEVPAGSAQPAGQ
- a CDS encoding class I SAM-dependent methyltransferase — encoded protein: MDKKQHWEQVYTSRASDSVSWFQKHAGQSLALIHGTGLSQNAAIIDVGGGTSVLVDELVAAGFKDLTVLDLSAAALEVAKQRLGDDAGSIHWLLGDITKVELPQNRFDIWHDRAVFHFLTEPEERQAYVRQLMRAVRPNGHVIIATFAEDGPEKCSGLPVMRYSPEALHAEFGNAFHLVRHIKEVHHTPSGTEQQFVYCYLRKGID
- a CDS encoding DUF3147 family protein, producing MRYLIVKYLVTAGVVVLVSELAKRSDRLGGLVAALPLVTVLTLIWLYVEQQPAGKIANHAWYTFWYVIPTLPMFLAFPVLLPRIGFWPTLLACVLITMACFGLFALVVRRFGIELI
- a CDS encoding copper oxidase is translated as MESPNLNRRDFFRLAGVAGAGIALSAVNKTAMAALPEIVSSEKADTQAPLYPDTGRPYNPVVTLNGWSLPWRMNNGVKEFHLVAEPVVREIAPGMKAHLWGYNGQSPGPTIEVVEGDRVRMFVTNRLPEKTSIHWHGQRLPNGMDGVSGLTQPAIMPGKTFVYEFVAKRPGTFMYHPHADEMTQMAMGLMGSWVTHFKDTKLMPVDRDFVFLLNAYDIEPGSYKPKTNTMLNFNLWTWNSRAFPGIDPLVVRKNDRVRIRVGNLTMTNHPIHLHGHEFQVTGTDGGWVPPGARWPEVTTDIAVGQMRAIEFVADEPGDWALHCHKSHHTMNAMGHEVPTLLDVNQDDLVKKISNLVPDYMAMGETGMSEMSDMAAMMDMPLPENTLPMMSGTGQYGAIEMGGMFSTLKVREGLARNDYRDPGPYRHPKGTVASEYSGTDKVPEATRPPVNNAPAAVELQVRKPQGHGEHSGH
- a CDS encoding TolC family protein yields the protein MSIVKIIPGRNGLLRGLPLLLASGFVLSGCAGFSKDGGLNDVKSLTQKHIRQEVVWPKTAAEQQLAETQVKALLQNALDVESAVQLALLSNKGLQASLFNLGISEADVVQAGRLPNPKFSMLYARHNGDYKIEQALTFNIFSLLTMPKMLEIERLNFEKAKQQAALEVVKLAYQTRLAYFNAVAANEQLAYSMQVKESAEASAEMARRMVKAGNWNQLELVREQGFYADASQDVLAAKQKQQASHEALSRLLGIPVHQLALQKRLPDLPDTMAESAQFQQETFEQRLDIQAARSHVQALAKQLGLTKATSVINVLELGPARVLEGRRGDTYKNGVDISFELPLFDWGGAKVARAEATYMQGVNRAAYIAANAQSEIREAHGRYRTSYDIARHYHDEIVPLRKKMLDEKLLRYNGMLVSPFELFSDARAQVASVKTYIEKLNEFWLADTELQMTRIGNLNALEGKE
- the aat gene encoding leucyl/phenylalanyl-tRNA--protein transferase is translated as MSHAYYQLPNGRVACIDGDCAFPPLENALLEPNGLIAVGGDLSMPRLLAAYRKGIFPWFSDDEPILWWSPNPRMVLFPADFKISASLGKTLKKQKFEVRFNTAFRKVISACSSTLRGGQNGTWITQDVVNAYCALHEAGYAISAEAWLDGQLVGGCYGVRIGRMFYGESMFHHVTDASKVAFAGLVKHLEAQNIAMIDCQMKTAHLASLGAREINRDEFITKLALLCNNEPYANTGGHT